Genomic segment of Arachis hypogaea cultivar Tifrunner chromosome 11, arahy.Tifrunner.gnm2.J5K5, whole genome shotgun sequence:
CAATGGATGTGCAGTTTTACACTTTTACAAGAAGAATGTACATATATGGTTGTTATGAGTTACCTTCATCAGCATATTCTAATTCATAAAACAAATCTATCACATAGGAGAATtccgttcaaaaaaaaaaaaaaactaaaagacaATGCTTCCaactttttaaagaaaataatgacATATATTTTGACCAGAATAATATAAGTTACTAAACATTAATTCTTTACCATAATATTCTAATCTtcaattaaaattaagaaaaaatataaaaagacaatgagtttttttttgtgactaaaaagACAATGAGTTTAAGTGTACAATAtgtataataaaagtaaaaaaattaaattcagatgataattaaattaattaatttttaataatttccatttttaaattaaaaaaaataagaatttacaGCGATAGTTACGTATACCACAAACTCTTCCCTTTTTGCACGTAATATGACTTTTTTCAGGAACGTTCTTCTCGTCCAATTTCTTCCCTTCTCACAGGTTCATTACCCAGCAACATCAGCCGCCGCGCTGCGCACCGCAAACGTCTGAGCAACACCGTTATGCACTTTGCGTCATATGCGCAGCCCCCAACGCACCGGTCGTGCTCGGCTGACGGCTAGTTTCGCCGTTCCAGCGTCTTTATTCGCAACAGACGAGGGGATAGACGAGGCGGTCCTTTCATACGTGCATCACTCCGTGCTATATTTATCCGCAATCAATGAAGATATAGAATCAATGATAGAAATGGCAAAAAATTTGTTGGTAATCCATGGCTTTGATAGCTATATATCATAATATCCACATATCCACAATTAATGAAGATATAAAATTTTTAGCTCTTTTTGCTCTctttatactggtggctgattttggtgtacatgtGGCATAAtccataataataattaaatatataaaattataataaaaaattaaaacttaaataataaaaataaagaaatgtgAAAGATAATTCGCAATTTAAAAGTTGTCCACAATCATAATGAACGCACTAGTGTACTATGGACGCACATGGATCAAAAGATTGTGCTGCAATTGCATGCAAATCGTCTcattttcaataaatttaaatGTCGTTAGCCATTAGATTGCAGATGTGGTGTTTATAGAAAACCAACTTTGTTAAACCATCGATTCGAAAAACTATGATGGTAAATACCGAATTTATCATTATTAGACTAATTATAAATCCTACTAAATTCGTGTAAAGTGAAATTAGTTGTGCAATAATTAAAGTAGTTATATAGGTTTATTTGAgtcaccagaaaaaaaaaaaaaaaaatcagcgaTTTACAAATTCTTAAGAATTGCAGCAGAAATATCAAGAAGCTGCAGCATAATCCCATTCCTAGAACTCAAAGGTGACTGATTCCCAGTGAATTTCTTGTTGCAAGCAACAATGTTTTTCTCAGCATTAGAAATATAGTGACTTGCAAGGTCAAAGTCGCCTTGGTTTATAGAATCAACAGCTTCATGAAGAACATACTTAACAACAGGCATATATGACTGACCAGCACAAAAGGCCAATTTGTTCTGCAATTCATGGTCAGAGACTTTATTAATAAGGTCTCCAATGTATTTGAGAGTGTCAGTTGCATTTGCTAGAGCGTAGTTGATCATTATCACAACCATACCCTTTGGATCACTTGGGGTGGCAGGGTTTGAATGGATGACATTGCTACAGAGTTCATAGTATGGTGTCTTCTTGCATGTTTGGTCTATCAAATCATCCGAATATGTTGTGGATAGAAGAGTCAAAGAGAGAAGAACAAGTTTTAAAGGGGTTGAGACCTTAttcctcattttctttttcttgaaacGATGATGGGTTGGGATTCAGTGAGGAATTATGAGTTAGTTTGGCAGCTATTTATGGTTAGTTTGGCCGTTATCTGAATTCAAtttgataaaacaaaaataattattgtacattaaagttagtttttaatataaagTGTTTGTTTGGGTGCCATTATTTTAATgagaaatatctttttttaataaaaaaataatttttttattttttagcatatttgacaaatttttagtagtaaaagtaaaagcattagaaaaataaaagaaacatcttttttgaaaatatgtaatttacatctttttttaaaagatctttttcgttagaaaaagatgtttttcatgtaataaataaataaaaaaatatttttatattgttatactcaaatataattgatagataaaagggtaaagtactaaattagtcccctacgtttgggcgtaatcctattttggtctttaaaatttaaagtgtcctatttgaatcaaaaaaagttttatttagcttcaatttagtcccaccgtgaggtcaaagataaataattaacgaaatgtcctacatgacagtaGTATAAGAACAAGTtcgataatttggagaataggtacaagctccagaggcacaaaatcaaccgtagatgcatcaatacatgtatttaacattttttttagttttatagaaaatatttcattttaattataaaaaaaatgataaataaatgtattgatgcatccatgGTTGA
This window contains:
- the LOC112724106 gene encoding cell wall / vacuolar inhibitor of fructosidase 1-like; the protein is MRNKVSTPLKLVLLSLTLLSTTYSDDLIDQTCKKTPYYELCSNVIHSNPATPSDPKGMVVIMINYALANATDTLKYIGDLINKVSDHELQNKLAFCAGQSYMPVVKYVLHEAVDSINQGDFDLASHYISNAEKNIVACNKKFTGNQSPLSSRNGIMLQLLDISAAILKNL